Proteins encoded within one genomic window of Thermoplasmatales archaeon:
- the hflX gene encoding GTPase HflX has protein sequence MKGVVLSKDEDVTEIISLAESLDYKIEKVFIQKKEEDASYYLGKGKIEEVKEYIEKNDIKIAFVNDALRPSQWYNLEKTLRVEVYDRIRLIVEIFMRRAKRREAKLQVNLAKLQYEKPFVRELFHRTSEKDRPGFLGGGEYVVADYYEMIKKRIKKIKYELKKIEEDRGLVRKEREEKGFYVVAITGYTNAGKSSILKALTGDDVEIDDRLFTTLSTKTKKLAKSSLPILLIDTVGFIKDLPHWLINAFHSTLEEISFSDLILLVVDSSDNDNILIEKIKASLKEIYILKEEPKIIIVMNKIDKIKREEMEKKIKIVEENFNIKTIPISALTGENIDLLIYEIENCLPFSYLELRIPEKEKTFISWIWENSNVLDFSVDGTANLKIKCSEKLKEIIKGKCNKLGGEVKIWK, from the coding sequence GTGAAAGGAGTGGTGCTATCAAAAGATGAGGATGTGACAGAGATTATTTCTCTTGCTGAATCCTTAGATTATAAAATAGAAAAAGTTTTTATACAGAAAAAGGAAGAGGACGCCTCCTATTATCTTGGAAAAGGTAAAATAGAAGAAGTGAAGGAATATATCGAGAAAAATGATATTAAAATAGCGTTTGTAAATGATGCTTTAAGACCTTCCCAATGGTATAACCTGGAGAAAACTCTTAGGGTGGAAGTATATGACAGAATAAGATTAATAGTTGAAATATTTATGAGGAGGGCGAAAAGGAGGGAGGCAAAATTACAGGTTAATCTGGCTAAGTTACAATATGAAAAACCTTTTGTGAGAGAATTGTTTCATAGAACTAGTGAGAAAGATAGACCTGGTTTTTTAGGAGGAGGAGAGTATGTTGTTGCTGACTATTATGAGATGATAAAAAAAAGAATTAAGAAAATAAAATATGAGTTGAAGAAGATAGAGGAAGATAGGGGATTGGTTAGAAAGGAAAGAGAGGAAAAGGGTTTTTATGTTGTTGCAATAACTGGTTATACAAATGCTGGCAAGAGTTCTATTTTAAAGGCATTGACTGGTGATGATGTTGAAATAGATGATAGATTATTTACCACTCTTTCAACAAAAACAAAAAAACTGGCTAAATCATCTCTACCAATCTTACTTATAGACACCGTAGGATTTATTAAAGATCTACCACATTGGCTAATAAATGCATTTCATTCAACTCTGGAAGAAATTTCTTTTTCCGATTTGATTCTACTTGTTGTTGATTCTTCTGATAATGATAATATATTGATTGAAAAAATAAAGGCTTCCCTCAAAGAAATTTATATTCTAAAAGAAGAGCCAAAAATAATAATAGTAATGAATAAAATAGATAAAATAAAGAGAGAAGAGATGGAGAAGAAAATAAAGATTGTTGAAGAGAATTTTAATATTAAAACAATACCAATCTCAGCTTTAACTGGAGAAAATATAGACCTTCTTATATATGAAATAGAGAATTGCTTGCCTTTTTCTTACTTAGAGTTGCGAATTCCTGAAAAGGAAAAAACATTCATTTCCTGGATATGGGAAAACAGCAATGTTCTGGATTTTTCTGTGGATGGCACAGCA